A window of Solea senegalensis isolate Sse05_10M linkage group LG20, IFAPA_SoseM_1, whole genome shotgun sequence contains these coding sequences:
- the LOC122786850 gene encoding regulation of nuclear pre-mRNA domain-containing protein 1A-like isoform X1: MSAFSEVALEKKLSELSNSQQSVQTLSLWLIHHRKHSKTIVNVWFSELKKAQVSRKLTFLYLANDVIQNSKKKGPEFTQDFAPIIVDAFKHVYREGEDGFKKQLGRVLSIWQERAVYENNLLNQLSQVLYGEKKAKKRSYEEIRPEEDFASQSSPTEPPQTAELIRALQELENAASGDSVLRQRISSLPAEVQDTSLLHRITDKESGERLSRLVEEACMLLADYSGRLAAEIDDRRQLTRTLTVFLQSQKDGLAQNEQKLEVRITLSFFISLISYMSVLFPSTVVSLPFVPCHSSVFEAVYSQVVFAHISNNTFSHVLLQQSQTAEFLFGCGVLNRCTPEGSGYSVPCLQM; encoded by the exons ATGTCAGCTTTCTCTGAAGTGGCTCTAGAAAAGAAACTGTCCGAGCTCAGCAACTCTCAACAAAGTGTTCAAACGCTGTCGCTGTGGCTCATTCATCATAGAAAACACTCGAAGACCATTGTCAACGTGTGGTTCAGCGAACTGAAGAAAG CTCAGGTATCACGCAAGTTGACCTTCCTTTACTTGGCCAATGACGTCATTCAGAACAGCAAGAAAAAAGGACCAGAGTTTACCCAAGACTTTGCACCGATCATCGTCGATGCATTCAAACATGTATACAG AGAGGGCGAGGACGGCTTTAAGAAGCAGCTGGGTCGGGTTTTGTCCATCTGGCAGGAGAGAGCTGTGTATGAAAACAACCTGCTGAATCAGCTGTCACAAGTCCTAT ATGGAGAAAAGAAGGCTAAGAAGAGGTCATATGAGGAAATCCGACCAGAGGAGGACTTCGCCTCACAGAGTTCCCCTACTGAACCCCCACAG ACAGCAGAGTTAATCCGAGCTCTGCAGGAATTGGAAAACGCAGCCTCTGGTGACTCAGTGCTCCGTCAGCGAATCTCCTCCCTTCCTGCCGAGGTGCAGGACACATCACTGCTTCACAGGATCACAG ATAAAGAATCGGGGGAGCGGCTTTCCCGGCTGGTGGAGGAGGCCTGCATGCTGTTGGCAGACTACAGTGGTCGCTTGGCAGCAGAAATAGACGATAGGAGGCAGCTCACACGTACACTCACCGTCTTCCTGCAAAGCCAGAAGGACGGCTTGGCCCAGAATGAGCAGAAACTTGAAGTGCGTatcacactttctttctttatttcacttATTTCATACATGTCTGTCTTGTTTCCTTCAACTGTAGTGTCATTACCATTCGTCCCTTGTCATTCATCTGTTTTTGAAGCTGTGTACTCACAAGTCGTGTTTGCCCACATTTCAAATAACACTTTTTCCCATGTATTGCTGCAGCAGTCACAAACTGCTGAGTTTCTGTTTGGGTGTGGTGTCCTAAATAGATGCACACCTGAAGGCTCAGGTTACTCAGTCCCATGCCTCCAAATGTAA
- the LOC122786850 gene encoding regulation of nuclear pre-mRNA domain-containing protein 1A-like isoform X2 translates to MSAFSEVALEKKLSELSNSQQSVQTLSLWLIHHRKHSKTIVNVWFSELKKAQVSRKLTFLYLANDVIQNSKKKGPEFTQDFAPIIVDAFKHVYREGEDGFKKQLGRVLSIWQERAVYENNLLNQLSQVLYGEKKAKKRSYEEIRPEEDFASQSSPTEPPQTAELIRALQELENAASGDSVLRQRISSLPAEVQDTSLLHRITDKESGERLSRLVEEACMLLADYSGRLAAEIDDRRQLTRTLTVFLQSQKDGLAQNEQKLEEYKRKLVRVTQVRKELRARLNNLPGGIYNSSDFTS, encoded by the exons ATGTCAGCTTTCTCTGAAGTGGCTCTAGAAAAGAAACTGTCCGAGCTCAGCAACTCTCAACAAAGTGTTCAAACGCTGTCGCTGTGGCTCATTCATCATAGAAAACACTCGAAGACCATTGTCAACGTGTGGTTCAGCGAACTGAAGAAAG CTCAGGTATCACGCAAGTTGACCTTCCTTTACTTGGCCAATGACGTCATTCAGAACAGCAAGAAAAAAGGACCAGAGTTTACCCAAGACTTTGCACCGATCATCGTCGATGCATTCAAACATGTATACAG AGAGGGCGAGGACGGCTTTAAGAAGCAGCTGGGTCGGGTTTTGTCCATCTGGCAGGAGAGAGCTGTGTATGAAAACAACCTGCTGAATCAGCTGTCACAAGTCCTAT ATGGAGAAAAGAAGGCTAAGAAGAGGTCATATGAGGAAATCCGACCAGAGGAGGACTTCGCCTCACAGAGTTCCCCTACTGAACCCCCACAG ACAGCAGAGTTAATCCGAGCTCTGCAGGAATTGGAAAACGCAGCCTCTGGTGACTCAGTGCTCCGTCAGCGAATCTCCTCCCTTCCTGCCGAGGTGCAGGACACATCACTGCTTCACAGGATCACAG ATAAAGAATCGGGGGAGCGGCTTTCCCGGCTGGTGGAGGAGGCCTGCATGCTGTTGGCAGACTACAGTGGTCGCTTGGCAGCAGAAATAGACGATAGGAGGCAGCTCACACGTACACTCACCGTCTTCCTGCAAAGCCAGAAGGACGGCTTGGCCCAGAATGAGCAGAAACTTGAA GAGTACAAACGCAAACTGGTGAGAGTAACCCAGGTCCGAAAGGAGCTGCGTGCCCGACTTAACAATCTCCCGGGAGGAATCTACAATTCTTCTGATTTCACCTCCTGA
- the si:ch211-13c6.2 gene encoding uncharacterized protein si:ch211-13c6.2 isoform X1, with translation MDNFETPYEVEDEFIECTVCEKSIRGETLYKIHLTTLGHIKKEEGFVTGGRGFRKRAIPDFKDISEYLDYLKLDEPIIGLHYLEQVTATDPQSGPRYLCKPCHLTANLAEMVHHVIGRKHRQKYVEVQRPDLVTWDKQSLTNQGGKIMRAKAEIIERQDGRGQPVPIASRGSEGRLNMSRALPKQYKNRDQRFLQTRQDVPSRLTGPKDYENEYGHQEFSDTPQFHQEEPYRETDRMVYQSEDDRSDAHMEEERGRVDYRRNNYGGEYVEDPQGSTEYEPGGDACYYPQEKVPMPHGHKPHVEYYPEKAASYRRPNTESDPLKEFYSEEVRRQQIRSEHQRTQRIYPEEQRQWSLDRESVRHTSKNRASMQGFSEPEAKRHCIAPMENDQSHHHLFNVIKDYQHTLREPLEEPGPSINALPSSERKMHITKSMSGIPEPFRRFLTGATGEEQHGKRRRKSRFSDATAEEVELTQEMIRNEFGPPNPKFARPSRLNVPLRPETHATHNAELYTESQTPHHSEDYHGGGSENVFDMLKGLEIENAEDANFLKSKLCNLLKEFKAKKSEKTVTQGGTVFSRDYNRLNTDPQLSSGLQYDRPLDEDLDLRRPQDLSFKDDHRRQSWKQQEYTPDEQLQEHHHSVRREPEHNYRGRYEDVFGCPGMSHTFPATCSDETVQYTERLEEPMHPIDHRPAAKRYFDSHSPSPSRHMEEGRRMHRIPRYSNNLDKITSTLLELVARK, from the exons atggaTAATTTCGAAACGCCTTACGAGGTTGAGGATGAATTCATTGAATGCACG GTCTGTGAAAAATCCATAAGAGGAGAAACCTTGTATAAGATACACCTGACTACGCTTGGACACATTAAG AAAGAGGAGGGCTTTGTCACAGGGG GGCGTGGATTCAGAAAACGTGCCATACCGGATTTCAAGGACATTTCAGAATATCTGGATTACTTGAAGCTTGATGAGCCCATCATTG GTTTACACTATCTGGAACAAGTGACAGCTACTGACCCGCAATCAGGTCCCAGATATTTATGTAAGCCATGTCATCTGACTGCAAACCTGGCGGAAATGGTCCACCATGTGATTGGAcgtaaacacagacagaaatatgTG gAAGTGCAACGGCCAGATTTGGTGACCTGGGATAAACAATCTTTAACAAACCAAGGAGGAAAGATCATGCGAGCCAAAGCAGAAATAATAGAGAGACAGGATGGACGAGGACAACCAGTG CCAATAGCAAGCAGAGGGAGTGAAGGCAGGTTAAACATGTCAAGAg CTCTGCCAAAGCAGTATAAAAATAGGGACCAAAGATTTTTACAGACCCGACAAGATGTTCCATCACGCTTAACAGGACCCAAGGACTATGAGAATGAATATGGCCATCAAGAATTCTCAGACACACCACAATTCCACCAAGAGGAACCTtacagggagacagacagaatgGTCTACCAATCGGAGGATGATCGCAGTGATGCCCACATGGAGGAGGAGCGGGGCAGGGTTGATTACAGAAGAAATAATTACGGAGGAGAATATGTTGAAGATCCTCAAGGAAGCACCGAATATGAGCCAGGTGGTGATGCATGTTATTATCCTCAGGAGAAAGTGCCAATGCCGCATGGCCATAAACCGCATGTAGAGTATTACCCAGAGAAGGCTGCTTCTTATAGAAGACCCAACACAGAAAGCGATCCTCTAAAGGAATTCTACTCGGAGGAAGTTCGGCGCCAGCAAATTCGCTCTGAGCATCAGCGCACACAGCGGATCTACCCAGAAGAGCAACGGCAGTGGTCTCTGGACAGGGAATCTGTTAGACATACGAGTAAGAATAGAGCGAGTATGCAGGGATTTAGTGAACCGGAGGCTAAAAGGCACTGCATTGCTCCAATGGAGAATGACCAATCACATCATCATTTGTTTAATGTCATCAAAGATTATCAGCACACATTGAGAGAACCGCTTGAAGAGCCAGGGCCAAGTATAAATGCCCTTCCTTCCTCCGAGAGAAAGATGCATATTACTAAAAGCATGTCTGGTATCCCTGAGCCCTTTAGACGTTTTTTGACAGGTGCCACAGGTGAAGAACAACATGgcaaaagaaggagaaaaagtcGCTTCTCTGATGCCACAGCAGAGGAGGTGGAATTGACACAGGAAAT GATCAGGAATGAATTTGGACCTCCAAATCCAAAGTTTGCCAGACCCTCTAGACTAAATGTGCCACTGAGACCCGAAACCCATGCAACACATAATGCTGAACTCTACACAGAATCACAG ACCCCACATCATTCTGAAGACTACCATGGAGGGGGCTCAGAGAATGTGTTTGATATGCTG AAAGGCCTTGAAATTGAGAATGCAGAAGATGCCAACTTCCTGAAGAGCAAACTTTGCAACCTTTTGAAAGAATTTAAGGCcaaaaaatcagagaaaactgtg acCCAAGGCGGCACAGTTTTCAGCAGGGATTACAACAGGTTaaacactgatccacagctgTCTTCAGGACTCCAGTATGATAGACCCCTTGATGAAGATTTAGACCTTAGACGGCCACAAGACTTGAGCTTCAAAGATGACCACAGAAGACAAAGCTGGAAGCAGCAGGAGTATACACCTGATGAACAGCTTCAAGAACACCATCATTCTGTACGCAGGGAACCTGAACACAACTACAGGGGCCGTTATGAAG aCGTTTTTGGGTGCCCTGGAATGTCTCATACCTTTCCTGCTACTTGTTCAGATGAGACGGTACAGTATACTGAAAGGTTGGAAGAACCCATGCACCCCATTGACCACCGACCTGCTGCTAAGAGATACTTCGACTCCCACTCTCCTTCACCTTCCCGACACATGGAAGAAGGACGCAGGATGCACAGGATCCCTCGTTACTCCAACAACCTGGATAAAATAACCTCCACTCTTCTGGAACTTGTGGCGAGGAAATAA
- the si:ch211-13c6.2 gene encoding uncharacterized protein si:ch211-13c6.2 isoform X2, translating into MDNFETPYEVEDEFIECTVCEKSIRGETLYKIHLTTLGHIKKEEGFVTGGRGFRKRAIPDFKDISEYLDYLKLDEPIIGLHYLEQVTATDPQSGPRYLCKPCHLTANLAEMVHHVIGRKHRQKYVEVQRPDLVTWDKQSLTNQGGKIMRAKAEIIERQDGRGQPVPIASRGSEGRLNMSRALPKQYKNRDQRFLQTRQDVPSRLTGPKDYENEYGHQEFSDTPQFHQEEPYRETDRMVYQSEDDRSDAHMEEERGRVDYRRNNYGGEYVEDPQGSTEYEPGGDACYYPQEKVPMPHGHKPHVEYYPEKAASYRRPNTESDPLKEFYSEEVRRQQIRSEHQRTQRIYPEEQRQWSLDRESVRHTSKNRASMQGFSEPEAKRHCIAPMENDQSHHHLFNVIKDYQHTLREPLEEPGPSINALPSSERKMHITKSMSGIPEPFRRFLTGATGEEQHGKRRRKSRFSDATAEEVELTQEMIRNEFGPPNPKFARPSRLNVPLRPETHATHNAELYTESQTPHHSEDYHGGGSENVFDMLKGLEIENAEDANFLKSKLCNLLKEFKAKKSEKTVTQGGTVFSRDYNRLNTDPQLSSGLQYDRPLDEDLDLRRPQDLSFKDDHRRQSWKQQEYTPDEQLQEHHHSVRREPEHNYRGRYEDETVQYTERLEEPMHPIDHRPAAKRYFDSHSPSPSRHMEEGRRMHRIPRYSNNLDKITSTLLELVARK; encoded by the exons atggaTAATTTCGAAACGCCTTACGAGGTTGAGGATGAATTCATTGAATGCACG GTCTGTGAAAAATCCATAAGAGGAGAAACCTTGTATAAGATACACCTGACTACGCTTGGACACATTAAG AAAGAGGAGGGCTTTGTCACAGGGG GGCGTGGATTCAGAAAACGTGCCATACCGGATTTCAAGGACATTTCAGAATATCTGGATTACTTGAAGCTTGATGAGCCCATCATTG GTTTACACTATCTGGAACAAGTGACAGCTACTGACCCGCAATCAGGTCCCAGATATTTATGTAAGCCATGTCATCTGACTGCAAACCTGGCGGAAATGGTCCACCATGTGATTGGAcgtaaacacagacagaaatatgTG gAAGTGCAACGGCCAGATTTGGTGACCTGGGATAAACAATCTTTAACAAACCAAGGAGGAAAGATCATGCGAGCCAAAGCAGAAATAATAGAGAGACAGGATGGACGAGGACAACCAGTG CCAATAGCAAGCAGAGGGAGTGAAGGCAGGTTAAACATGTCAAGAg CTCTGCCAAAGCAGTATAAAAATAGGGACCAAAGATTTTTACAGACCCGACAAGATGTTCCATCACGCTTAACAGGACCCAAGGACTATGAGAATGAATATGGCCATCAAGAATTCTCAGACACACCACAATTCCACCAAGAGGAACCTtacagggagacagacagaatgGTCTACCAATCGGAGGATGATCGCAGTGATGCCCACATGGAGGAGGAGCGGGGCAGGGTTGATTACAGAAGAAATAATTACGGAGGAGAATATGTTGAAGATCCTCAAGGAAGCACCGAATATGAGCCAGGTGGTGATGCATGTTATTATCCTCAGGAGAAAGTGCCAATGCCGCATGGCCATAAACCGCATGTAGAGTATTACCCAGAGAAGGCTGCTTCTTATAGAAGACCCAACACAGAAAGCGATCCTCTAAAGGAATTCTACTCGGAGGAAGTTCGGCGCCAGCAAATTCGCTCTGAGCATCAGCGCACACAGCGGATCTACCCAGAAGAGCAACGGCAGTGGTCTCTGGACAGGGAATCTGTTAGACATACGAGTAAGAATAGAGCGAGTATGCAGGGATTTAGTGAACCGGAGGCTAAAAGGCACTGCATTGCTCCAATGGAGAATGACCAATCACATCATCATTTGTTTAATGTCATCAAAGATTATCAGCACACATTGAGAGAACCGCTTGAAGAGCCAGGGCCAAGTATAAATGCCCTTCCTTCCTCCGAGAGAAAGATGCATATTACTAAAAGCATGTCTGGTATCCCTGAGCCCTTTAGACGTTTTTTGACAGGTGCCACAGGTGAAGAACAACATGgcaaaagaaggagaaaaagtcGCTTCTCTGATGCCACAGCAGAGGAGGTGGAATTGACACAGGAAAT GATCAGGAATGAATTTGGACCTCCAAATCCAAAGTTTGCCAGACCCTCTAGACTAAATGTGCCACTGAGACCCGAAACCCATGCAACACATAATGCTGAACTCTACACAGAATCACAG ACCCCACATCATTCTGAAGACTACCATGGAGGGGGCTCAGAGAATGTGTTTGATATGCTG AAAGGCCTTGAAATTGAGAATGCAGAAGATGCCAACTTCCTGAAGAGCAAACTTTGCAACCTTTTGAAAGAATTTAAGGCcaaaaaatcagagaaaactgtg acCCAAGGCGGCACAGTTTTCAGCAGGGATTACAACAGGTTaaacactgatccacagctgTCTTCAGGACTCCAGTATGATAGACCCCTTGATGAAGATTTAGACCTTAGACGGCCACAAGACTTGAGCTTCAAAGATGACCACAGAAGACAAAGCTGGAAGCAGCAGGAGTATACACCTGATGAACAGCTTCAAGAACACCATCATTCTGTACGCAGGGAACCTGAACACAACTACAGGGGCCGTTATGAAG ATGAGACGGTACAGTATACTGAAAGGTTGGAAGAACCCATGCACCCCATTGACCACCGACCTGCTGCTAAGAGATACTTCGACTCCCACTCTCCTTCACCTTCCCGACACATGGAAGAAGGACGCAGGATGCACAGGATCCCTCGTTACTCCAACAACCTGGATAAAATAACCTCCACTCTTCTGGAACTTGTGGCGAGGAAATAA